Part of the Actinomycetota bacterium genome is shown below.
CGATGCTCCTCGATGATGCCGGCGTACTGCACCGGCATCTCCCAGCCTGCGAACGGCACCATGCGCGCGCCGAGCGCCAGATGCTCCTCGTACAGCGGCGTCCGCTTCAGCTCCACGCCTCGCCCCTCTCGCGTCACGGTGTGCCGAGCGCCGCGGGCACGACCCGCGCCGGCGCCACCCTCTGCCCGCCGAACACACGACGCCACACGCGCGTGAACCAGATGCCGATCCGCTCCCAGAACCCGGGTTCCTCGACGTCGGACGCCGCGACGATCGCGATGCGCGCGAGAAGCCGGTCGCCCTGGACGGCGGTCAGGGTACCGAGCCGCTGCCCGCGCACGACCGGCGCCTCGACCTCGGTCGCGACGTCGGCGGTGACCGTCACGGTCCCCTCGAGGTCGAACACGGGCACGTCGGTGGTCACCGCGGTCATGAGCGGCACCGTCACGTCGAGATAGTCGGTCACCGGCACGGCGCCGCGGTCGTCGCCCGTCGTCGCCAGGCGCCGGGGCCGGTAGTGTTCGAAGCCCCAGTCGAGCAGCCTGCGTGCGTAGCTGAACCGCGTCGTCTCGGACTGCGCGCCGAGGACGATGGCGTACAGCGTCACACCACCCCGCTCCGCGGAGGTGGCGACGCAGTAGCCGGCGTCGTCGGTCCAGCCGGTCTTCACGCCGGTGGCGCCGGCGTAGGACGCAATCAGCTTGTTCGAGTTCTCCATGGTGATCACCGTCCCCTTCGGGCCGGGGATGGTGGCCTTGTCCAGCGCGACGATCCGCCTGAACTCGGCATCCCCCATCGCGTACCGGCACAACGTCGCCAGGTCCGCCGCGGAGGTGCGGTGGCCCGGCGCGTCGAGCCCGTGCGCATTGACGAAGTGAGTGTGAGTCATGCCCAATGCGGCCGCCTTCGCGTTCATCAGGTCGACGAACGCCTTCTCACTGCCCGCGACGTGCAGCGCAAGTGCCTCGGCGGCATCGTTGCCGGACTTCACGAGCAGCGCCTCGAGCACCTTGCGCACCGCGTAGGTCCTGCCCGCCACGAGCCCGGCCTCCGACTCCCCCACCCTGGTCGCCCGCGTCTCGATGCGCATCTTGTCGTCAGGCTTCGTGTGCTCGAGCGCGACGACGGCCGTCATCACCTTGGTGATGCTCGCCATGGCACGCTCGTCATCGGAGAACCGGCTCCACAGCTCGCGCCCGTCGCCGGTGACGAGGATGCCGGCCGCCATGCCCACGTCCGGTGCGACCGCACGCAGGCCGGGACCGGCGGCGGGCGAGCCGATCTCGATGCCGCCGATGCGGTCGGCGTCGAGCAGCGCGCCGCGTGCGGACGCAGGCGCCAGCAGCAGCGCTGCGAGCGCGAGCGCGAGCGCGCGGTGTCGCGCGGACGCGAGGGGCGACCTTCGGCGGCGGCGGGGGTTCACAGGTCGCAGTATCCGCGACGCCGCCGTCCGGCTCAACGGGTCGCCGGCAACGCGGGTTCCGGCGAGCGGTATACTTGCAGGCGCGGGCCGGACGGGGATGGCCCGATCTGCCGAGCGGGGTGCGGATGGCATTCACTGCCCACAGCATGCGCGACGACCGCGGGTTCACGCTCGTCGAGCTCGTCACCGTCCTGGCGATCATCGCGCTGCTCGTCGCGATCGCCCTCGCTTCCTACGTCACGTCGGTCCGCTACACCACGCGCATGCTGTGCGCGGCGAACCGCCGAGGGTTCACCCGTTCGGCGAGCATATTCACCGCGGAGCACAACAGCACGCAGCCCGCCACGCTCGAGGACCTGCGCCCGTACGTGCGCAACTTCGACAGCGCGGCACATTGCCCCGCAGACGATCGCCTCATCGAGTGGGACGCGGCGGGGATGGAAGCCGTGTGCACCTACCCCGGCCACCAGCCGTGACGGAGGCCTGAGCATGCGCTACGAGACGTTCGAGAAGTTCGCGCTCCTGCTCGGCGGGGCCGCCGTGCTCTCTGCGCTGGTCTTCGTGCGCAACCCCCCCGTCATCGAGATCGCCGCTCAGCTTCTGCTGCTCGGGGTCGTCGGGTGCGCCGTCCACTGGGGCCGGAAGGGCGGCATGGCGGCCGCGGTGGCCGCGTCGCTCGCCTACATCCTGCTCCACGCGCCGTCGATCGTCGCGGCCGGCGCCATGACGGCCAGCCTGTTCGCGCCGCTGCTCACACGCGTGCTCACCTACGGGATCGTGGGCATCGGGGGCGGCGAGCTGTGCGGCCGCATCAAGTACGTCTTCTCCGCCATGGAGGACGACTCGGCGGTCGACGAGTGGACGCGCATCTACAACCAGCGCCAGATCGCGCGGCTCCTGTCATCGGCGCACGGGCAGCACGTCCGCTACGGCAATCCCTACGGCGTCATCGTCGTGGCGCTCGCGCCCGCGCTGACGAGCGAGC
Proteins encoded:
- a CDS encoding diguanylate cyclase is translated as MRYETFEKFALLLGGAAVLSALVFVRNPPVIEIAAQLLLLGVVGCAVHWGRKGGMAAAVAASLAYILLHAPSIVAAGAMTASLFAPLLTRVLTYGIVGIGGGELCGRIKYVFSAMEDDSAVDEWTRIYNQRQIARLLSSAHGQHVRYGNPYGVIVVALAPALTSELRVTKQRSLLRSVADHIRGDVRLVDDVGRLDDGRFVVLLPQTARSGALIAAERVRAGIRDLVGARDESVDVQVFAAPEDLAALEALAEVVAPPDAAGEGSA
- a CDS encoding D-alanyl-D-alanine carboxypeptidase encodes the protein MPSAPRSADRAIPVRPAPASIPLAGTRVAGDPLSRTAASRILRPVNPRRRRRSPLASARHRALALALAALLLAPASARGALLDADRIGGIEIGSPAAGPGLRAVAPDVGMAAGILVTGDGRELWSRFSDDERAMASITKVMTAVVALEHTKPDDKMRIETRATRVGESEAGLVAGRTYAVRKVLEALLVKSGNDAAEALALHVAGSEKAFVDLMNAKAAALGMTHTHFVNAHGLDAPGHRTSAADLATLCRYAMGDAEFRRIVALDKATIPGPKGTVITMENSNKLIASYAGATGVKTGWTDDAGYCVATSAERGGVTLYAIVLGAQSETTRFSYARRLLDWGFEHYRPRRLATTGDDRGAVPVTDYLDVTVPLMTAVTTDVPVFDLEGTVTVTADVATEVEAPVVRGQRLGTLTAVQGDRLLARIAIVAASDVEEPGFWERIGIWFTRVWRRVFGGQRVAPARVVPAALGTP
- a CDS encoding prepilin-type N-terminal cleavage/methylation domain-containing protein, whose amino-acid sequence is MRDDRGFTLVELVTVLAIIALLVAIALASYVTSVRYTTRMLCAANRRGFTRSASIFTAEHNSTQPATLEDLRPYVRNFDSAAHCPADDRLIEWDAAGMEAVCTYPGHQP